From one Catenuloplanes nepalensis genomic stretch:
- a CDS encoding GDSL-type esterase/lipase family protein, producing the protein MPARRRSRLPGVLATIVTITAVVLALITIRPALAGNDLKAQADPVRIMALGDSITGSPGCWRALLWQKLQAGGYSNTDFVGTLPPQGCGFTYDGENEGHGGYLATNIANQSLLPGWLAATDPDVVMMHLGTNDVWSNIAPATILAAFGTLVDQMRAGNPGMRILVAQIIPVDPPSCTECAARTVAFNAAIPAWAASRSTAASPITVVDQWTGFVPATDTGDGVHPNAAGDAKIADRWYAPLVAAITGTQPTPTGSPAPSPTGSPTPTVGPSPTGGTGGGCTASYKIVGQWQGGFQGEITIANGGGTASRSWITRFAFGAGQTVSQAWGGNVTQSGVNVTVSNSAWNGALAPNASTTVGFIGSWTGSNPAPATTCTFG; encoded by the coding sequence ATGCCCGCACGACGACGTTCCCGGCTGCCCGGCGTCCTCGCCACCATCGTCACGATCACCGCGGTCGTCCTCGCGCTGATCACCATCCGGCCCGCGCTGGCCGGCAACGACCTGAAGGCCCAGGCCGATCCGGTACGGATCATGGCGCTGGGCGACTCGATCACCGGCTCGCCCGGCTGCTGGCGTGCGCTGCTCTGGCAGAAGCTGCAAGCCGGCGGTTACTCGAACACCGACTTCGTGGGCACGCTGCCGCCGCAGGGCTGCGGCTTCACCTACGACGGCGAGAACGAGGGCCACGGCGGCTACCTGGCCACGAACATCGCCAACCAGTCGCTGCTGCCGGGCTGGCTGGCCGCGACCGACCCGGACGTCGTGATGATGCACCTCGGCACGAACGACGTGTGGAGCAACATCGCGCCGGCCACGATCCTGGCCGCGTTCGGCACGCTGGTCGACCAGATGCGCGCCGGCAATCCCGGCATGCGCATCCTGGTCGCGCAGATCATCCCGGTCGACCCGCCGAGCTGCACCGAGTGCGCGGCACGGACCGTGGCGTTCAACGCGGCGATCCCGGCGTGGGCCGCGTCGAGGAGCACGGCCGCGTCGCCGATCACGGTGGTCGACCAGTGGACCGGTTTCGTGCCGGCGACCGACACCGGCGACGGCGTGCACCCGAACGCGGCCGGCGACGCCAAGATCGCCGACAGGTGGTACGCGCCGCTGGTCGCGGCCATCACCGGCACCCAGCCGACGCCGACGGGCAGCCCGGCACCGAGCCCGACCGGCAGCCCCACGCCGACCGTCGGCCCGAGCCCGACCGGCGGCACCGGAGGTGGCTGCACCGCGTCCTACAAGATCGTCGGCCAGTGGCAGGGCGGCTTCCAGGGTGAGATCACGATCGCGAACGGCGGCGGCACGGCCAGCCGATCATGGATCACACGGTTCGCGTTCGGCGCCGGACAGACCGTCTCACAGGCATGGGGTGGGAATGTCACCCAATCGGGGGTCAATGTCACGGTGAGTAACTCCGCATGGAACGGCGCGCTCGCGCCCAACGCCTCCACCACGGTCGGTTTCATCGGATCATGGACAGGGAGTAATCCCGCGCCCGCCACTACCTGCACTTTCGGATAA
- a CDS encoding TolB family protein, with the protein MCSTVSRRRTIAARACGRIGLTAALSFVALAALPAIAHARTALPATTGAQATAGAPATIATHAEAAAAHELVFVRDGNVLLLGGGAEKPLTTGGGAARPRWSPDGKRIAYLLKNRLWVMNADGTGRRDLGAHASGGADWSPDGKWLAFAAPGCTGGPVVYRVATSGEAKPEVLFPAECKGQPLPTEKPEPARGGTLSERIAVDDTVSWAPDGKRIAFRGGMCESIYDACLTIGTVAGAGERAVATFGGGGQQSGSASVPSWRPDGARLTWTAGGSTKLTVIEYDPATGGKRTLGKPGDRELSYRTARTAYLTGERDGRSWIFQLDPAGSTRTALRQGSQPDPRP; encoded by the coding sequence ATGTGCAGTACCGTCAGCCGTCGTCGCACCATCGCCGCGCGTGCCTGCGGCCGGATCGGGCTCACCGCGGCGCTCTCGTTCGTGGCACTGGCCGCGCTGCCCGCGATCGCGCACGCCCGGACCGCTCTCCCCGCGACGACCGGCGCACAGGCGACCGCCGGTGCGCCGGCCACGATCGCCACCCACGCGGAAGCGGCGGCGGCGCACGAGCTGGTGTTCGTGCGGGACGGCAATGTCCTGCTGCTGGGCGGCGGCGCGGAGAAGCCGCTCACCACCGGCGGTGGCGCGGCACGGCCGAGGTGGTCGCCGGACGGGAAGCGCATCGCGTACCTGCTGAAGAACCGGCTCTGGGTGATGAACGCGGACGGCACCGGCCGGCGTGATCTGGGCGCCCACGCCTCCGGCGGCGCGGACTGGTCGCCGGACGGGAAGTGGCTGGCGTTCGCGGCGCCGGGCTGCACCGGCGGGCCGGTCGTCTACCGCGTCGCGACCAGCGGTGAGGCCAAGCCGGAGGTGCTGTTCCCGGCGGAGTGCAAGGGGCAGCCGCTGCCCACGGAGAAGCCGGAGCCGGCTCGCGGTGGCACGCTGAGCGAACGCATCGCCGTGGACGACACGGTCTCCTGGGCGCCGGACGGCAAGCGGATCGCGTTCCGCGGCGGGATGTGCGAGTCGATCTACGACGCGTGCTTGACGATCGGGACCGTGGCGGGCGCGGGCGAGCGCGCGGTGGCCACGTTCGGCGGCGGCGGTCAGCAGAGCGGGTCCGCGTCCGTACCGTCGTGGCGGCCGGACGGCGCGCGCCTGACCTGGACCGCGGGCGGGTCCACGAAACTGACCGTGATCGAGTACGACCCGGCGACCGGTGGGAAGCGCACGCTCGGCAAGCCCGGCGACCGGGAACTGAGCTACCGGACGGCGCGCACCGCATATCTGACCGGCGAGCGCGACGGCCGTTCCTGGATCTTCCAGCTCGACCCGGCCGGCAGCACCCGCACGGCGCTGCGCCAGGGCTCGCAGCCCGATCCGCGCCCATAG
- a CDS encoding proteasome assembly chaperone family protein, with the protein MLDPEGLYQLTDDLPTLAELDEPVLVHATTGFVDAGSASQLAVDHLLTTLDSTELATFDVDQLMDYRSRRPSMIFDRDHWVSYETPKLALHLVHDTVSAPFLLLAGPEPDLQWERYIAAVIQLIDRFRVRLTIGMTAIPMAVPHTRPASVTGHATRRALLGDQESFMQKVQVPAAIGNLLELRLGEQGKDAMGYAVHVPHYLAQTEYPAAAETLLSSVSHSTGLLLPLDGLRESAAEVRAAVDQQIAEDDQGRNLVGALEQQYDAFVRGRASNSLLASPAVELPTADELGAELERYLAQQARDEEK; encoded by the coding sequence GTGCTCGATCCGGAGGGGCTCTACCAGCTCACCGACGATTTGCCGACGCTCGCGGAACTCGACGAGCCGGTGCTGGTGCACGCGACGACGGGCTTCGTGGACGCGGGCAGTGCCAGCCAGCTCGCGGTGGACCACCTGCTCACGACGCTGGACAGCACCGAACTGGCGACGTTCGACGTCGACCAGCTGATGGACTACCGCTCGCGCCGACCGTCGATGATCTTCGACCGCGACCACTGGGTCAGCTACGAGACGCCGAAGCTCGCGCTGCACCTCGTGCACGACACGGTCTCCGCGCCGTTCCTACTGCTCGCCGGCCCCGAGCCGGACCTGCAGTGGGAGCGGTACATCGCGGCCGTGATCCAGCTCATCGACCGGTTCCGGGTGCGGCTGACGATCGGGATGACCGCGATCCCGATGGCGGTCCCGCACACCCGCCCGGCCAGCGTCACCGGGCACGCGACCCGGCGCGCGCTGCTCGGCGACCAGGAGTCGTTCATGCAGAAGGTGCAGGTGCCCGCGGCCATCGGCAACCTGCTCGAACTGCGCCTCGGAGAGCAGGGCAAGGACGCCATGGGGTACGCGGTGCACGTCCCGCACTACCTGGCGCAGACGGAATATCCCGCCGCGGCCGAGACGCTGCTCAGCTCCGTGTCGCACTCGACCGGTCTGCTGCTGCCGCTGGACGGCCTGCGCGAGTCCGCCGCCGAGGTACGGGCCGCGGTCGACCAGCAGATCGCGGAGGACGACCAGGGGCGCAACCTGGTCGGCGCGCTGGAGCAGCAGTACGACGCGTTCGTCCGCGGCCGCGCCTCGAACAGCCTGCTGGCCAGCCCGGCCGTGGAGCTGCCGACCGCGGACGAGCTCGGTGCCGAGCTGGAGCGCTACCTGGCGCAGCAGGCCCGCGACGAGGAGAAGTAG
- a CDS encoding IPT/TIG domain-containing protein: MRITRRALLLLTVALGVAAVPAPASAVAGTQRLPHPTGGYVQSPHLKKAEARAYAANLPVSVDLRGYAPSPGDQGQVGSCVSWSIAYQIMGYYAKRQGGAGAPYAPLFLYMRTVAPGGAPSIGTNPDYALSRAQAGGVDTQAHYFQGTTGWQTAPTADQIANAENYRITGWQRLWVGGNQGTNAQASIKAALASGQPVALGFPVFKDFMYLRSHTNYTTTSGTNLGGHMVAALGYDAAGVWIRNSWGTGWGNGGDAHLSWSFVQSAVNGAYTVSGIDTPATETDLAPSVASLSAKSGPAAGGSAVTITGSGLATVTEVRFGSTPAVFTAAATGGVTKLTATAPAGTSGSTVDVTVTNGAGTSAVGVTTKFAYTPNGPAVSAVSPSSAVIYGGTTVTLTGTDLTGVKSVTAGTRTVGFKAPAGGTTLTFVTPALAAGTYPVTVTTAYGKSTPVTLTITPPGVPSVSATSAATASTVKATPLTITGTNLLKATMTLGGKTVSGSVTDTKITLSLPARAAGDVPLVVKTAGGTTTVTITYVAPPRPTLAQLSVTSGPAGKATPVTITGTSLGDITALTVGGVRVGFTKVSATQIRATFPAKAAGTHEVRVTGPGGVSDALTFSYVK, from the coding sequence ATGCGCATCACCCGAAGGGCATTGCTGTTACTCACCGTGGCGCTCGGTGTCGCCGCGGTCCCGGCCCCGGCCTCCGCGGTCGCCGGTACGCAACGGCTCCCGCACCCGACCGGCGGATACGTCCAGAGTCCGCACCTGAAGAAGGCCGAGGCGCGCGCGTACGCGGCGAACCTGCCGGTCAGCGTCGACCTGCGCGGGTACGCCCCGTCCCCGGGCGACCAGGGCCAGGTCGGATCGTGCGTCTCGTGGTCGATCGCGTACCAGATCATGGGTTACTACGCGAAGCGTCAGGGCGGTGCGGGTGCGCCGTACGCGCCGCTGTTCCTCTACATGCGCACGGTCGCGCCCGGCGGTGCCCCCAGCATCGGCACCAACCCGGACTACGCGCTGTCCCGCGCGCAGGCCGGCGGCGTGGACACGCAGGCGCACTACTTCCAGGGCACGACCGGCTGGCAGACCGCGCCGACCGCGGACCAGATCGCGAACGCGGAGAACTACCGGATCACCGGCTGGCAGCGGCTCTGGGTCGGCGGCAACCAGGGCACGAACGCGCAGGCCTCGATCAAGGCGGCGCTCGCCTCGGGCCAGCCGGTCGCGCTCGGCTTCCCGGTCTTCAAGGACTTCATGTACCTGAGGAGCCACACCAACTACACCACCACCAGCGGTACGAACCTGGGCGGCCACATGGTCGCGGCGCTCGGCTACGACGCGGCCGGCGTGTGGATCCGCAACTCCTGGGGCACCGGCTGGGGCAACGGCGGCGACGCGCACCTGTCCTGGTCGTTCGTGCAGTCCGCGGTGAACGGCGCGTACACGGTCAGCGGCATCGACACGCCGGCCACCGAGACCGATCTGGCGCCGAGCGTGGCGTCGCTGTCCGCGAAGAGCGGCCCGGCCGCGGGCGGCAGCGCGGTCACCATCACCGGCTCCGGGCTGGCCACCGTGACCGAGGTCCGGTTCGGCAGCACGCCCGCGGTGTTCACGGCCGCGGCCACCGGCGGCGTCACGAAGCTGACCGCGACCGCGCCGGCCGGCACGTCCGGGTCCACGGTGGACGTCACGGTCACCAACGGCGCCGGGACCAGCGCGGTCGGGGTCACCACGAAGTTCGCCTACACGCCGAACGGGCCGGCCGTCTCCGCGGTCTCGCCGTCCTCGGCCGTGATCTACGGCGGCACCACGGTGACGCTGACCGGCACGGACCTGACCGGCGTCAAGTCGGTCACGGCCGGCACCCGGACCGTGGGCTTCAAGGCGCCGGCCGGCGGCACCACGCTCACGTTCGTCACGCCGGCGCTGGCCGCGGGCACGTACCCGGTCACGGTCACCACGGCGTACGGCAAGAGCACGCCGGTCACGCTCACGATCACGCCGCCGGGTGTGCCGTCCGTCAGCGCGACGTCGGCCGCCACCGCGTCCACGGTCAAGGCCACGCCGCTCACGATCACCGGCACGAACCTGCTGAAGGCGACCATGACGCTGGGCGGGAAGACGGTCAGCGGCAGCGTCACCGACACGAAGATCACGCTGTCGCTGCCGGCCCGCGCTGCCGGTGACGTCCCGCTGGTCGTCAAGACGGCGGGCGGCACCACCACGGTCACGATCACCTACGTGGCGCCGCCGCGGCCGACCCTGGCGCAGCTGAGCGTGACCAGCGGCCCGGCCGGCAAGGCCACCCCGGTGACCATCACGGGTACGTCGCTGGGCGACATCACCGCGCTCACGGTCGGCGGGGTGCGCGTGGGGTTCACGAAGGTCTCGGCCACGCAGATCAGGGCGACGTTCCCGGCGAAGGCCGCGGGCACCCACGAGGTGCGGGTGACCGGCCCGGGCGGCGTCAGTGACGCGTTGACGTTCAGCTACGTCAAGTGA
- a CDS encoding CbtB domain-containing protein: MPPTVSTEAVHPAVAPIRVPLLAWLLAVVALIVFYLLLQENGMVTTGAAAEYLHEFTHDGRHALGVPCH; this comes from the coding sequence ATGCCGCCGACCGTTTCCACGGAGGCCGTCCACCCGGCCGTCGCTCCGATCCGGGTTCCGCTGCTCGCCTGGCTGCTTGCCGTCGTCGCGCTCATCGTGTTCTACCTGCTGCTGCAGGAGAACGGGATGGTCACGACCGGCGCCGCCGCGGAATACCTGCACGAGTTCACCCACGACGGCCGGCACGCGCTCGGCGTCCCCTGCCACTGA
- a CDS encoding putative bifunctional diguanylate cyclase/phosphodiesterase: protein MRRSTAAFYGVTGGAMVAAAALVLFAPLPAALRLVVIPQTAMLVADVLSITFAIRAARRPGLDRNTRLAWWILSAAFTALCVASVLFAAFPDAYVFPVPGHWVRLGCFVPLMLAGLLTMPRQPGGQLAGWKILLDVSAVVIGGAMLLWYLVTGPALEDVSLERDVVAFALAYPIGDLVLLFGVTLVLVRGVNVAARLPMALLGGALMCEIVGNTYLGYLGAHPGRPAVVQWMFFCWMAAHALIAAAAFSASRIEGTSQARAPGRLSVSRLPYLGIAAGLSLLVVATLREERLYPWTGLVLGALLLVGIVVLRQVATSRENHELAITDGLTGLANRARLQDALGRALVRGQRSGQSTAVLLADLNGFKQVNDGLGHAAGDRMLVEFAGMLRRAVLGSDVAGRLGGDEFAVVLHDIGSAANAQAVVRRLRQEMKLPILIGDVVVQVRAAIGVAVTGPGEHDADTLLRLADEAMYRAKRAERDGTDPDMEPLAADLSDAVRNGQLRVHYQPIATLPDGRIVGVEALVRWEHPQRGTVPPLSFIPLAEETGAIREIGAWVLSQACRQVAAWRADGHDLHLAVNVSPRQLEPGLAERVFAELSAAGLAYRDLIVEVTESVRVEDPVAVDQLRRLHERGVRIALDDFGTGYSTLRYLTALPVDILKIDRSFVAKLDGTPEGAAVAETVLRLSQMMHLETVAEGVESPGQAAELAGLGCVNAQGFHFARPMPADEVSGLLSEQDPASV from the coding sequence ATGCGCCGATCAACAGCCGCCTTCTACGGCGTGACCGGCGGTGCGATGGTGGCTGCGGCGGCGCTCGTGCTGTTCGCCCCGCTTCCGGCCGCGCTCCGCCTCGTCGTCATCCCGCAGACCGCGATGCTGGTGGCCGACGTGCTGTCGATCACCTTCGCGATCCGTGCCGCGCGCCGGCCCGGGCTGGACCGGAACACCCGGCTGGCCTGGTGGATCCTGTCCGCGGCGTTCACGGCGCTGTGCGTGGCGTCCGTGCTCTTCGCCGCGTTCCCGGACGCGTACGTCTTCCCGGTGCCGGGCCACTGGGTGCGGCTCGGCTGCTTCGTGCCGCTGATGCTGGCCGGGTTGCTCACCATGCCCCGGCAGCCCGGCGGCCAGCTGGCGGGCTGGAAGATCCTGCTGGACGTGAGCGCCGTCGTGATCGGCGGCGCGATGCTGCTGTGGTACCTGGTGACCGGCCCGGCGCTGGAGGACGTCTCGCTGGAGCGGGACGTGGTGGCGTTCGCGCTCGCGTACCCGATCGGCGACCTGGTTCTGCTCTTCGGCGTGACGCTGGTGCTGGTCCGCGGCGTGAACGTGGCGGCGCGGCTGCCGATGGCGCTGCTCGGCGGTGCGCTGATGTGCGAGATCGTCGGCAACACCTACCTGGGTTACCTGGGCGCGCATCCGGGCCGCCCGGCCGTGGTCCAGTGGATGTTCTTCTGCTGGATGGCCGCGCACGCCCTGATCGCGGCCGCCGCGTTCTCCGCGTCCCGGATCGAGGGCACGTCCCAGGCCAGGGCGCCGGGCCGGCTGTCCGTGAGCCGGCTGCCCTACCTGGGCATCGCGGCCGGGCTGTCGCTGCTGGTGGTGGCCACGCTGCGGGAGGAGCGGCTCTACCCGTGGACCGGACTGGTGCTCGGCGCGCTGCTGCTGGTCGGCATCGTGGTGCTGCGGCAGGTCGCGACGTCGAGGGAGAACCACGAGCTGGCGATCACGGACGGGCTGACCGGCCTGGCGAATCGCGCCCGGCTGCAGGACGCGCTCGGCCGCGCGCTGGTCCGCGGGCAGCGCTCCGGCCAGTCGACCGCGGTCCTGCTCGCCGACCTGAACGGGTTCAAGCAGGTCAACGACGGGCTCGGGCACGCGGCCGGCGACCGGATGCTGGTCGAGTTCGCCGGCATGCTGCGCCGCGCCGTGCTCGGCTCGGACGTGGCCGGGCGGCTCGGCGGCGACGAGTTCGCGGTGGTGCTGCACGACATCGGTTCGGCCGCGAACGCGCAGGCGGTGGTGCGGCGGCTGCGCCAGGAGATGAAGCTGCCGATCCTGATCGGCGACGTGGTGGTGCAGGTGCGCGCCGCGATCGGCGTCGCGGTCACCGGCCCGGGCGAGCACGACGCGGACACACTGCTCCGGCTGGCCGACGAGGCGATGTACCGGGCGAAGCGGGCCGAGCGCGACGGCACCGACCCGGACATGGAGCCACTGGCGGCGGACCTGAGCGACGCGGTGCGCAACGGCCAGCTGCGCGTGCACTACCAGCCGATCGCGACGCTGCCGGACGGGCGGATCGTGGGCGTGGAGGCGCTGGTCCGCTGGGAGCACCCGCAGCGTGGCACGGTGCCGCCGCTGTCGTTCATCCCGCTCGCGGAGGAGACCGGCGCGATCCGGGAGATCGGCGCGTGGGTGCTCTCGCAGGCCTGCCGGCAGGTGGCGGCGTGGCGGGCGGACGGGCACGACCTGCACCTGGCCGTGAACGTGTCGCCACGGCAGCTCGAACCGGGACTCGCCGAGCGGGTGTTCGCGGAGCTTTCCGCGGCCGGGCTGGCGTACCGGGACCTGATCGTCGAGGTGACCGAGAGCGTGCGGGTGGAGGACCCGGTCGCGGTCGACCAGCTGCGCAGACTGCACGAGCGTGGCGTGCGGATCGCGCTGGACGACTTCGGCACCGGGTACTCCACGCTGCGCTACCTGACCGCGCTTCCGGTCGACATCCTGAAGATCGACCGATCGTTCGTGGCGAAACTCGACGGCACGCCGGAGGGCGCGGCCGTGGCCGAGACCGTACTGCGGCTGAGCCAGATGATGCACCTGGAGACGGTCGCGGAGGGCGTCGAGTCGCCCGGTCAGGCCGCCGAGCTGGCCGGGCTCGGCTGCGTCAACGCGCAAGGCTTCCACTTCGCGCGGCCGATGCCCGCGGACGAGGTCTCCGGCCTGCTCAGCGAACAGGATCCGGCCAGCGTCTGA
- the trmB gene encoding tRNA (guanosine(46)-N7)-methyltransferase TrmB, producing MDALADQINALPPARVRTFHPRRGRMSPKHHDALERLWESHGVDVPLDPATALPLDLAALFGREAPTVLEIGSGMGEATVAMAAADPERDYLAVEVHTPGVGNLLSMSERRGLTNVRAALGDALTLVGHQLAPGSLDAIHVFFPDPWPKARHHKRRLIQPAHIGLLRSRLRPGGTLHCATDWAEYAEAMLETLIAEPGLDNAFDRFAPRPEHRPMTKFERRGITAHRRIYDLVFHRSPTAEEQV from the coding sequence ATGGACGCGCTGGCCGATCAGATCAACGCGCTGCCTCCCGCCCGGGTGCGGACGTTTCATCCCCGCCGGGGGCGGATGAGTCCGAAGCACCACGACGCGTTGGAGCGGCTGTGGGAGAGCCACGGCGTCGACGTGCCGCTCGACCCGGCCACGGCGCTGCCGCTCGACCTAGCCGCGCTCTTCGGCCGCGAGGCGCCCACGGTTCTGGAGATCGGTTCCGGCATGGGTGAGGCGACCGTGGCGATGGCCGCGGCCGATCCCGAGCGCGACTACCTGGCGGTCGAGGTGCACACGCCCGGCGTCGGCAATCTGCTCAGCATGAGCGAGCGCCGCGGGCTGACGAACGTGCGGGCCGCGCTCGGCGACGCGCTGACGCTGGTCGGCCACCAGCTCGCGCCCGGCTCGCTCGACGCGATCCACGTCTTCTTCCCGGACCCGTGGCCGAAGGCGCGCCACCACAAGCGCCGCCTGATCCAGCCCGCCCACATCGGCCTGCTCCGCTCGCGCCTGCGCCCCGGCGGCACGCTGCACTGCGCCACCGACTGGGCGGAGTACGCGGAGGCCATGCTGGAGACGCTGATCGCGGAGCCGGGCCTGGACAACGCGTTCGACCGCTTCGCGCCGCGGCCCGAACACCGCCCGATGACGAAGTTCGAGCGGCGCGGCATCACCGCGCACCGCCGCATCTACGACCTGGTCTTCCACCGCTCCCCCACCGCGGAGGAGCAGGTCTGA
- a CDS encoding putative bifunctional diguanylate cyclase/phosphodiesterase, whose protein sequence is MTSFPDSAGARFTAFSFATAALVHGMLLLWPSAWATTISQAALCAALGYAAVTYLRAAATRRYGRFWMWAIAGFGLLLWFVSNLVMLGNEVTGRELVPGSLVALPTLITFACALIALLMLPTAPEGWAGKLRMTLDGVQISTALLMPGWILAVEPALRPGGHFQWISISYTIGSLAVLAVALLLFSGAQGQPALGMLSGAMALAALYNLAATYLTINTSLPTDRHLDGLMLLVILLVTGTTRLPLGAGSGSAWTPRPLVGGWLMPYFPAVAGLVISAAHVVGTGHLDLVVFGLAGLMVVAILARQGLSLWLTARLTVELTEQRHRLAHQAAHDPLTGLANRSVFAERLAAALTPGAPGAPALLMVDLDGFKAVNDTLGHGAGDALLVEVSARLTKLTRAGDTVARLGGDEFAVLLADADATAAAGLAERLLEELARPVRVDNGDAAVGASIGITLGEAGYLDDPGRMLRDADLALYAAKSDGKGRHRFADEELITESLNRLELDGELRNALVRGELRIHYQPVVDLDSGRVTGAEALLRWQHPQRGLLPPAMFLPAAEANGLLPEIDRWVLHQAARQACEWQGESGFSISVNVTAGHVLSGRLVHDVREALFASGLPATQLVLELTETSLLHDLAAAAVTLTELAEMEVRVALDDFGTGYASLSYLQNLPIHAIKIDRSFVQRLGDDSTSSAVTQALVNLAETLGISQIAEGVETPEQLHRLRGLQCAFGQGFFFSSPIPPEELSKVLADERASAAS, encoded by the coding sequence ATGACGTCGTTTCCTGACAGCGCCGGCGCGCGGTTCACGGCCTTCTCCTTCGCGACCGCGGCGCTCGTCCACGGGATGCTGCTGCTCTGGCCGTCCGCCTGGGCCACCACGATCAGCCAGGCCGCGCTCTGCGCCGCACTCGGCTACGCCGCCGTCACCTACCTGCGCGCGGCCGCGACCCGCCGGTACGGCCGGTTCTGGATGTGGGCGATCGCCGGCTTCGGCCTGCTGCTGTGGTTCGTCTCCAACCTGGTCATGCTCGGCAACGAGGTCACCGGGCGGGAGCTGGTGCCGGGCAGCCTGGTCGCGCTGCCCACGCTGATCACGTTCGCCTGCGCGCTGATCGCGCTGCTGATGCTGCCGACCGCGCCGGAGGGCTGGGCCGGCAAGCTGCGGATGACGCTGGACGGCGTGCAGATCAGCACGGCGCTGCTGATGCCGGGCTGGATCCTCGCGGTCGAACCGGCACTGCGGCCCGGCGGACACTTCCAGTGGATCAGCATCTCGTACACGATCGGCTCGCTCGCCGTGCTGGCCGTGGCGCTGCTGCTCTTCTCCGGCGCGCAGGGGCAGCCCGCGCTCGGCATGCTCAGCGGCGCGATGGCGCTGGCCGCGCTCTACAACCTGGCCGCGACGTACCTGACGATCAACACGTCGCTGCCCACCGACCGGCACCTCGACGGCCTCATGCTGCTGGTGATCCTACTGGTCACCGGCACCACCCGGCTGCCGCTCGGCGCGGGCAGCGGCTCGGCCTGGACACCGCGCCCGCTGGTCGGCGGCTGGCTGATGCCGTACTTCCCGGCCGTGGCCGGCCTGGTCATCAGCGCGGCGCACGTGGTCGGCACCGGCCACCTCGACCTCGTCGTGTTCGGGCTGGCCGGGCTGATGGTGGTCGCGATCCTGGCCCGGCAGGGTCTCAGCCTGTGGCTGACCGCGCGGCTGACCGTGGAACTCACCGAGCAGCGGCACCGGCTGGCGCATCAGGCCGCGCACGACCCGCTCACCGGGCTGGCGAACCGGTCCGTCTTCGCGGAACGGCTCGCGGCCGCGCTGACGCCCGGCGCGCCCGGGGCACCGGCGCTGCTCATGGTGGACCTGGACGGGTTCAAGGCGGTCAACGACACGCTCGGCCACGGCGCCGGCGACGCGCTGCTGGTCGAGGTCTCCGCCCGGCTCACGAAGCTGACGCGGGCCGGTGACACCGTGGCCCGGCTCGGCGGCGACGAGTTCGCGGTGCTGCTCGCGGACGCGGACGCCACCGCCGCGGCCGGCCTGGCCGAACGCCTGCTGGAAGAGCTGGCCCGGCCGGTACGCGTGGACAACGGCGACGCCGCGGTCGGCGCGAGCATCGGGATCACGCTCGGCGAGGCCGGCTACCTCGACGACCCGGGGCGCATGCTGCGGGACGCGGACCTCGCGCTCTACGCGGCGAAGTCGGACGGCAAGGGCCGCCACCGGTTCGCGGACGAGGAACTGATCACGGAGTCGCTCAACCGGCTGGAACTGGACGGCGAGCTGCGCAATGCGCTGGTCCGCGGCGAGTTGAGGATTCACTACCAGCCGGTGGTGGACCTGGACTCGGGCCGGGTCACCGGCGCGGAGGCGCTGCTGCGCTGGCAGCATCCGCAGCGCGGCCTGCTTCCACCGGCGATGTTCCTGCCGGCCGCGGAGGCGAACGGGCTGCTGCCGGAGATCGACCGTTGGGTGCTCCACCAGGCGGCGCGGCAGGCGTGCGAGTGGCAGGGCGAGTCCGGTTTCTCGATCAGCGTCAACGTGACGGCCGGTCACGTGCTGTCCGGGCGGCTGGTGCACGACGTGCGGGAGGCGCTGTTCGCCTCCGGGCTGCCGGCCACGCAACTGGTGCTGGAGCTGACCGAGACGTCGCTGCTGCACGACCTCGCGGCAGCGGCGGTGACGCTGACGGAGCTGGCGGAGATGGAGGTGCGGGTGGCGCTGGACGACTTCGGCACGGGATACGCGTCGTTGAGCTACCTGCAGAACCTGCCGATCCACGCCATCAAGATCGACCGGTCGTTCGTACAGCGGCTCGGCGACGACTCGACGAGCTCGGCGGTCACCCAGGCGCTGGTCAACCTGGCCGAGACGCTGGGCATCTCGCAGATCGCCGAAGGCGTCGAGACCCCGGAGCAGCTGCACCGGCTGCGGGGCCTGCAGTGCGCGTTCGGCCAGGGCTTCTTCTTCTCCAGCCCCATCCCCCCGGAGGAACTCTCCAAGGTCCTAGCCGACGAACGCGCGTCAGCGGCGTCCTGA